GTCTTCGCCGCCGAGATGCCCGCGGTCTACGGCACGATCGACCGCGGTGATCTGGTGGTGACGACGCAGGTCTACGAATCGAAGGACTCGGTCGCGTACCCCTCCGGCGAGGAAGTGATCACCTACCGCTGGGCGGACAACCGGTTCAGCGAGCACGACCGCGTGCACAACGACTTCAACCGGGCCGTCGGCAGCGGGGAGGGCGAGCTGCCCGTGCCGGTGGACCCCACCAGGAACTGACCGAGACCGACCGTACGGAAAGCAGTCGCATGGCCGAGACCCACGTCCTCTTCGTCGAGGACGACGACGTGATCCGCGAGGCCACCCAGCTCGCGCTGGAGCGGGACGGATTCGTCGTCACCGCGATGCCGGACGGACTCTCCGGCCTGGAGGCGTTCCGGGCCGACCGCCCTGACATCGCCCTGCTCGACGTGATGGTGCCGGGGCTGGACGGCGTCAGCCTGTGCCGCCGCATCCGGGACGAGTCGACCGTGCCCGTGATCATGCTGTCGGCGCGCGCCGACTCGATCGATGTGGTGCTCGGCCTGGAGGCCGGGGCGGACGACTACGTCACCAAGCCGTTCGACGGGGCGGTCCTCGTCGCCCGCATCCGTGCCGTGCTGCGCCGTTTCGGACACGCGGCGGGGACCGGCGGACAGCAGCACGGTACGGCCACCGAGTCCCCGTACGGGACCGACGGTGTGCTCGTCTTCGGCGATCTGGAGATCGACACCGAGGGCATGGAGGTGCGCCGCGGAGGACGTCAGGTCGCGCTCACGCCCACCGAGATGCGCCTGCTGCTGGAGTTCTCGTCCGTGCCCGGCACCGTGCTCTCGCGCGACAAGCTGATGGAACGGGTCTGGGACTACGGCTGGGGCGGGGACACCCGGGTCGTCGACGTCCATGTGCAGCGGCTGCGGACCAAGATCGGTCAGGACCGGATCGAGACGGTCCGCGGCTTCGGTTACAAGCTCAGAGCATGAAGGGGCGGGCCCTGCGGACCGGCGTCCGCTGGAAGATCAGCATCGCAATCGCCGCAGTCGGCGCCCTCATCGCGGTGGCGCTGAGCCTGGTCGTCCACAACGCGGCACGCGTCTCGATGATCGAGAACGCGCGCGAAGTGCAGTTGGAACGACTCCTGTTCGCCCAGCGGCTGTACGAGGCGACGAACGCGAAGAACAACACGCCCAAGTTCGGTGCGAAGCTCAACGACCCGGCGATGCCGCCGAGCCTGCGCGACGAGGTCCGCGGCAACCGCCGCGCCACCCACGTCGACGAGTACGAGAACGGCGTGCCCGACGTCTGGGCGGCCGTCCCGCTGGCCAACGGCGACATCCTCTCGCTGCACACCCGCTTCGCCGACCGCAGCGCCACGATCATGAGCGACCTCGACCGGGCACTGATCATCGGCTCGGTCTCCGCCGTGCTGGGCGGCTCCGCGCTGGGCGTGCTGATCGGCGGTCAGCTCTCGCGCAGGCTGCGCAAGGCGGCAGCCGCGGCGGGCAGGGTCGCGCAAGGCCATACGGAGGTACGGGTCAGGGAGGCCGTCGGCGGGGTCGTCCGCGACGAGACCGACGAGCTGGCCGGCGCGGTGGACGCGCTCACGGACGCGCTGAACGGACGCATCGAGGCGGAGCGGCGGGTCACCGCCGACATCGCCCATGAGCTGCGCACTCCGGTGACCGGGCTTCTCACGGCGGCCGAGCTACTGCCGCCGGGGCGCCCCACCGAGCTCGTACGCGACCGGGCGCAGGCGATGCGGACGCTGGTCGAGGACGTGCTCGAGGTGGCGCGGCTGGACAGCGCGTCCGAGCGGGCCGAGCTTCAGGAGCTTCCGCTGGGCGAGTTCGTCAGCCGCCGGATCGCCCTGCTGGGCCCGGACGTCACGGTGCGGGTGATCCACGAGTCGTGGGTCTCCACCGATCCGCGACGCCTGGAACGCATTCTGGGCAACCTGCTGGGGAACGCCGCCAAGCACGGGGCCTCGCCGGTGGAGGTCACGGTCGAGGGCCGGGTGGTGCGGGTACGCGACCACGGGCCCGGGTTCCCCGAGGAGCTGCTGAGGGAGGGGCCGAGCCGGTTCCGTACCGGAAGCAGCGACCGGGCCGGGCACGGGCACGGCCTGGGCCTCACGATCGCGGCGGGCCAGGCGCGGGTGCTGGGCGCCCGGCTGACCTTCCGCAATGTGGTGCGGGAGGACGGGGCCGAGGGTGCGGGCGGCGCGATCGCCGTGCTGTGGCTGCCGGAGCACGCTCCGACGGACACCGGCAGTTTCCCGGTCCTCCAGCTGGCGGAACAGGGCAGGACCGGCCCGCCCGCGCAGCGGGCCGGGCTCAAGAAACAGCGGACGGGCTCGAAGGACCGAGCCCGTCCGGCGACCGAGGACGGAAAGGACACCGGGAGGACCCGGTGAGCCGTTCCTAGACGGTCTGCGACTCCTTGGCCGTCGGGGCCGGCGCATCGGCGGGGGCCGCCGGAGCCGCGGCGCCCCGCAGCGGGACCTCC
The Streptomyces sp. NBC_00234 DNA segment above includes these coding regions:
- the cseC gene encoding two-component system sensor histidine kinase CseC codes for the protein MKGRALRTGVRWKISIAIAAVGALIAVALSLVVHNAARVSMIENAREVQLERLLFAQRLYEATNAKNNTPKFGAKLNDPAMPPSLRDEVRGNRRATHVDEYENGVPDVWAAVPLANGDILSLHTRFADRSATIMSDLDRALIIGSVSAVLGGSALGVLIGGQLSRRLRKAAAAAGRVAQGHTEVRVREAVGGVVRDETDELAGAVDALTDALNGRIEAERRVTADIAHELRTPVTGLLTAAELLPPGRPTELVRDRAQAMRTLVEDVLEVARLDSASERAELQELPLGEFVSRRIALLGPDVTVRVIHESWVSTDPRRLERILGNLLGNAAKHGASPVEVTVEGRVVRVRDHGPGFPEELLREGPSRFRTGSSDRAGHGHGLGLTIAAGQARVLGARLTFRNVVREDGAEGAGGAIAVLWLPEHAPTDTGSFPVLQLAEQGRTGPPAQRAGLKKQRTGSKDRARPATEDGKDTGRTR
- the cseB gene encoding two-component system response regulator CseB; translated protein: MAETHVLFVEDDDVIREATQLALERDGFVVTAMPDGLSGLEAFRADRPDIALLDVMVPGLDGVSLCRRIRDESTVPVIMLSARADSIDVVLGLEAGADDYVTKPFDGAVLVARIRAVLRRFGHAAGTGGQQHGTATESPYGTDGVLVFGDLEIDTEGMEVRRGGRQVALTPTEMRLLLEFSSVPGTVLSRDKLMERVWDYGWGGDTRVVDVHVQRLRTKIGQDRIETVRGFGYKLRA